From one Luteolibacter sp. SL250 genomic stretch:
- the scpB gene encoding SMC-Scp complex subunit ScpB: MQLSAIVEALLLASQNPLTSDEIARLVRARVAEAEDVRAREVEEGKAPADLPEWLTGLSATSSEQIAAAIGTINAAYEEGGRAFTVLERPKGWKLYTKVEYGDFVRQLFPGRKPERLSGPAMETLAIIAYRQPITKAAIEAVRGVACDGMIQKLLDRDLIRIGGRAELPGRPLLYETTDLFFEHFGIRTIDDLPNASELRKVKLPEPGDATPKPDADAEQQLALSATGAAPSAAAGSAADES, encoded by the coding sequence ATGCAGCTCAGCGCGATCGTCGAAGCACTCCTCCTCGCCTCCCAGAACCCGCTCACATCCGACGAGATCGCCCGTCTGGTGCGCGCCCGCGTGGCCGAAGCGGAGGATGTGAGGGCCCGGGAAGTGGAGGAAGGCAAGGCCCCGGCGGACCTGCCGGAGTGGCTCACCGGCCTGTCCGCGACCTCTTCCGAGCAGATCGCGGCGGCCATCGGCACCATCAATGCGGCGTATGAGGAAGGCGGTCGCGCCTTCACCGTGCTGGAGCGCCCGAAAGGCTGGAAACTCTACACCAAGGTGGAATACGGCGACTTCGTCCGCCAGCTCTTCCCCGGCCGGAAGCCCGAACGCCTCAGCGGCCCGGCCATGGAGACGCTGGCCATCATCGCCTACCGCCAGCCGATCACCAAGGCGGCCATCGAGGCGGTCCGCGGCGTGGCCTGCGACGGGATGATCCAGAAGCTGCTGGACCGCGACCTGATCCGCATCGGCGGGCGGGCGGAACTGCCGGGCCGCCCCCTGCTCTACGAGACGACGGACCTTTTCTTCGAACACTTCGGCATCCGCACCATCGACGACCTGCCGAACGCCTCCGAACTGCGGAAGGTGAAACTGCCGGAACCGGGCGATGCCACGCCGAAACCCGACGCGGATGCCGAACAGCAGCTTGCCCTGAGCGCCACCGGTGCCGCACCATCCGCCGCCGCAGGCAGCGCCGCCGACGAATCCTGA
- the pheA gene encoding prephenate dehydratase: MNLDDIRIQIDKVDRQLLDLLSERADLVHEVGVVKKRDGLQIYAPEREESLLRKLVEMNKGRLPEKSIRAIYREIMSAALALEDDLKIAYLGPEGTWTHQAAIKKFGHSVGYAPQPNFSDVFDQVARRLANYGVVPIENSTEGAVSTTLDLFVDSPLFICAQILLRIENGLMASIPREEIKTLYSHPQVFGQCRSWILKNFPDADLVEVSSTTKAAQLARDNAAQGAAALGGPLAAEMYGLTLLESAIQDRATNTTRFLVIGEKPCPPTGNDRTSILFAVRHQPGSLVKALQAFEHFEINMSKIESRPSKQKDWEYIFYVDLSGHHQDAKVAEALEELGKHCSLVKLLGSYPDTTE, translated from the coding sequence GTGAATCTCGACGACATCCGAATCCAGATCGACAAAGTCGATCGCCAGCTCCTCGACCTCCTCTCCGAACGCGCCGACCTGGTCCACGAGGTGGGCGTGGTGAAAAAACGCGACGGCCTGCAGATCTACGCCCCGGAGCGCGAGGAATCCCTGCTCCGCAAGCTGGTGGAGATGAACAAGGGCCGGCTGCCGGAGAAGTCCATCCGCGCCATCTACCGGGAGATCATGTCCGCCGCCCTGGCGCTGGAGGATGACCTGAAAATCGCCTACCTCGGCCCGGAAGGCACCTGGACCCACCAGGCGGCGATCAAGAAATTCGGCCACTCCGTCGGCTACGCGCCGCAGCCGAATTTCTCCGACGTGTTCGACCAAGTGGCCCGCCGTCTGGCGAACTACGGCGTGGTCCCGATCGAGAACTCCACCGAGGGCGCGGTGTCCACCACGCTCGATCTGTTCGTGGACTCCCCTCTCTTCATCTGCGCGCAGATCCTCCTGCGCATCGAGAACGGGTTGATGGCCTCCATCCCGCGGGAGGAAATCAAGACCCTCTACTCCCACCCGCAGGTGTTCGGCCAGTGCCGCTCATGGATCCTGAAGAATTTCCCGGACGCGGATCTGGTCGAGGTTTCCTCCACCACCAAGGCGGCGCAGCTCGCCCGGGACAATGCCGCCCAGGGCGCGGCCGCGCTCGGTGGCCCGCTGGCCGCGGAAATGTACGGCCTCACCCTGCTGGAGAGCGCCATCCAGGACCGCGCCACGAACACGACGCGCTTCCTGGTCATCGGAGAAAAGCCCTGCCCGCCCACCGGCAACGACCGCACCTCCATCCTCTTCGCCGTGCGCCACCAGCCCGGCTCGCTGGTGAAGGCTCTTCAGGCGTTCGAACACTTCGAGATCAACATGTCGAAGATCGAGTCCCGCCCATCCAAGCAGAAGGACTGGGAATACATCTTCTACGTCGATCTTTCCGGACACCACCAGGACGCCAAGGTCGCGGAGGCGCTGGAGGAACTGGGCAAGCATTGCTCGCTGGTGAAGCTGCTGGGGTCGTATCCGGACACGACGGAGTGA